The genomic region TCCAGATTTTTGAGACCTTCTGTGCCTTCGACCTGTGCGATCACGGTGATGTCCGAGGCCCTCGAGAAATAATCCTGTTTGTCCGTGGAACTGTGGCCAGCGGCGCGGACATATCGGCAGACTCCACGGTGACCGAGTGGGGCAAAATGTGCTGCATCGACAGCGCGTTTCGCATCTTCCGCGCAATTGACATGTGGAATCTGAACCACGCGCGCGCCGAGGTCGAGCGCCTGTCCAATCTGCTCCGGACGCAGGCAGCGCACGACGGCGGTTGTGTCGGAGCATTCGCAGGCTCGGATGAGGTTTCCCAGTGTCGTGACGTCATTTGGGCCATGCTCCAGATCGAGAATGATAAAGTCCATTCCGCCCATGCCCATCGCTTCGATCATATTGGTGTCCGAAGTTTTGGAGAAGGGGCCGAGGACGGTTTCGTTTTGCAGCTTTTGGTGAAAGGGGATCGGAAATGTTTGTTTCATTTAGCAGATTTTATCAGGTGCCTTGATGTGTGGAACTTGTATAAATGGGAGGTTTATCGCGTTTCCTGCTTCGCTTGAATCAAGTCAACGCTTAGAGGATGTATTCAGAAATTTCAGACGAAATGCGGCGACTTCGCTATGGCCCAAGTCGACTTGAACTCCTTGTTCTTTTAATTCTTGGCTGGTTCGTTCGATGGTTTCGTCCTTGCCGTTGATCAGCTCCGTCAGTGCATAGGTGCCAGCCGGGATATTGTTCAACTTTATCGTGCTGTGCGGGTTGTCGCCGTCATTGTAGTGCATGACCAGAAGGTAATAATCGCGACCATTCTTGTGACGCAGTAGATTTGTCCAGAAGTAGGGAGAGTCCACATCGGTGGGTAAATCGGCACCCGCCAGTTTGGCGACCGCCCGCACGAGTGGCATGTCAGGAATTTCGTTCGATTTTGAAGGGGGGATGGTGCTTCGGGACCATTGCACCAAGACCTTCCCTTTGCCAAAGTCGAGTTCCGTTAAGCTGGGACGTGTTGTATCATCATTGAGATAGGCTAGGGTGCTGCCGGGTTGTTTGCCTGCATTCCATGGATGGCGAATTGTGGCCAGATTTCCATAGCCTTCGAATGCGGCACCATCGGCCGCATTGAGTGCACCATACACATTGGGTTTGAGGCCTGTCGGCGGATTGAAACCAAAGCGTTTCAGAAGCACCCAGTCGGCATCCTCATCTTCGATGCTGTAACGACCGACCTCGGCATCCATCAGCACAATTCCTCCCCGGCGCACGTAGTCCACGATTTCGTCGATCTTCGATTGCCCCATGGCGACAAGGTTCTTTTGTGTCATGACAACGAGCTTGGCATCTGTCCAATTCTTGCCGGGCGCCATGCCGAAGGGCACTTGGGCATCGAGAAATAGTCGTGTGCTCCATGGATCGGTGCCATCGGCAGTGGATAGGAATCCCGCAGCGACGATCCGTGCGTCCGAGTCGGCATAGTAGCGCACATCGCCGTGGAGTGCTTCGGTCGGGCGCAGTTCCGTCC from Coraliomargarita parva harbors:
- a CDS encoding HpcH/HpaI aldolase family protein: MKQTFPIPFHQKLQNETVLGPFSKTSDTNMIEAMGMGGMDFIILDLEHGPNDVTTLGNLIRACECSDTTAVVRCLRPEQIGQALDLGARVVQIPHVNCAEDAKRAVDAAHFAPLGHRGVCRYVRAAGHSSTDKQDYFSRASDITVIAQVEGTEGLKNLDTIIEVQGVDMIFVGVYDLSQSLGMTGKTEAPEVLEALKSVVEKCSRKNIPVGTFVESAETTRKYRAMGIHYLCYSVDVGILMNACQNWCKQVRL